The following is a genomic window from Coleofasciculaceae cyanobacterium.
AGCCGGTCCAAACACACACAAAATAAAAATGTACAATAAAAGCAAAAAGTTTTTTTGATTGAGAGTGTTTTTTTTTTTAAGCATTATCCAGATAAAATTATTGATCAAAGTAACTGTATTTTGAAATTAAACGCATTTGCCAAAAGTAAGATAAAAAATGTATTTTTAACAAGCATTTTGCTGAAAATAATTGATAACATTCAAGGCAATAAACACTATAAATTAAATCAAAAATAATTAAGCAATATTGTCATTTAAACCAAATAAATTTAAAGAAATTTTATCAACTACATGAAGCCATTTCTAATTATTCTGCTCGGTCAACCGCAAATTCGCTTAAAACAAATCGAATTTTTTGGTTCTTGGCTTCGTAATCAGACAACCTATAGTGTTAAAGCTGTCAGTTAAGCATTTAATTATCTAAATTAAAAAATAAATTTACAATAAAAGCTTAATATAAGCGAATTGACAATGAATTAATTTTAATACCAAAGTTTTACCTAAAACAAGAAGCTTACAAACATTATCCGAGCCTAATTATCGAAAACTTAATAGCAGAGAAGCTTTGGATTAATTTATCTAGTTTTTGCTGACTCATTAAGCGATCGCCATAATGGTTGCTCAACGAGTAAGCGAGTTTACTTTAGTAAAGACTGCCAGCTAATTGAATTTACCTGAGCTTCAGTTTTAAGTAGTTTAATAATTTCATTTAAGTTACCAAAATTGGCTTGAGAACTTTGCGCAGCAAAGCTTATTTTAATTTCTACTTCTACTGCTCCAGATTTTGCCCGATTATCAAGATTTTTACTCTGCATTCCTACTATTGTTAGTTTTTGTTCTCTAGCAAATTTTAGGACTAACTCTAAAACTTGAGACTCCTTTGCAAGAGAACACAACAAATGGCAATCATATCGATTATAATTTTTTGCAGTAGCTAATGCCAAAGAGTCTATTGAAGATAAGGGACTAATAGCATTATTCATTTGCTTCGTATCATCTAAAGACAAGTGAGCGTCTTGGTCTTCTTGCTGTTGTTTGAAAGCTTCTACTAAAGGGCGTAATAATAAATTAGCTCCAACCACTGCCAAAGTACTAACATAAGCCTGTACCAGAAAACCTGAACCTACGAGTGAACCTATTGCTGCTGCGCACCAAAGAGTAGCTGCGGTATTTATTCCTTTGACACTTGCTCCTTCTCTTAAAATTACGCCACCACCCAAAAAACCAACTCCCGAGACTATTTGGGCGGCAATTCTAGTTGGGCTAGCGTCTCCTGGAGTCATAATCGAAAGCATGACAAACATTGCCGATCCCAGAGTTACTAATACATTAGTTTTTAAAACCGCTCTGGTTTTCAGCCATTGTCTTTCAATGCCAATTCCCACCGCCAGAAAAAACCCCACAAGTAAGCGAATAGCAAAAGTCGTCCAGGTAATAGTCATGTTAATATTTTTGGAGTCACTGACCAGCGGTTCTATATATTATGTGAATTATAGTGAAATTACGTTTAGACCATAGCTCTTCTTGTAGATCAATACATAAAAACACGCTCAGTTTAATAGAAGATTAAGAGTGTTGGTTCACTGCAAAGTAAAGTATAGATGTTCGATCGCTATTCAATGATTTGTCTGTAGTAAACAATATATGCAATGCCAAATCTTAGTTTTGTATAGACGCTTCTGTATTCTGCAACACCAAGACTAAAAACCAAAAAATAATTGCCATATGGAGCGATCGCTTTTTTACACTACAACTATTCAATTAATAAAATAACTGAACCCGATGAAATCAATGTTTAATGCAACAGATCTAGAAAAAATTAGAACTTATATCAAACATACTTGGAAAACTTTAACACGTTCTCCAAAAGACCTTCTAGCAGCAGCAAAAGATCCTAAAATCGAGCATAATCGCGATCGCCCCTGGTTAGTTTATATTTCACCCCGCGAAGATCTCAATCGCATCAAGACATCTCTACAACAAATTCTGACTCCTGAAGAATGGCAACAACTGGAATTGCGGATTTTACCTGCTGAGGTAGAATCAATCGAAGAACATGGTTTGCTTTATCTGCCGCATTCCTACGTGGTTCCTGGTGGACGTTTTAATGAAATGTATGGTTGGGATAGTTATTTTATTATTTTAGGACTGTTGCAAGACCAAGAAATTGCACTAGCTAAAAATATGGTCGATCAGTTAGCTTATGAAATCGAGCATTATGGGATGATTCTTAACGCTAATCGTACCTATTTACTGACGCGATCGCAGCCGCCAATATTTGCTCCAGCAATTGTCAAAGTCTACGAATATACTCAAGATAAGCAATGGTTGCAGTCGATGCTACCAACTATCGAAACTTATTATTATTACTGGAGTGTACCGCCTCATCTTAACCAGGCTACAGGATTGTCTCATTATGCAGCTTTGGGACATGGTCCTGCTCCAGAAGTAGTTATGTCAGAATTAGATGAACAGGGAAAAACTCATTACGATCGCGTTAAAGAATATTACCGTCAATTTCGCTTCGATGATTATGACGTAAACCTGTATTACGATCAAGGTCAAGATGAATTAACTGAATTATTTTATCAGGGCGATCGCTCGATGCGTGAATCGGGATTTGATATTACCAACCGTTTTGGGCCTTTTAGTATTGATATTATTCACTACGCCCCTGTCTGTTTGAATGTTTTGCTGTATCAAATGGAATTAGATACGGCTAAAATCAACGAAATTCTGGGTTATTCAGAAATAGCCAGCCAATGGCGCGATCGCGCTTTTTTACGTCAGGAGAGAATTAACCAGTTTTTATGGGATGAAGAGACAGGACTTTATTTTGACTACAATTTCCGTACTGGTAAACGGAGACTATATGAATACGCTACTACATTTTATCCTTTGTGGGCAGGTATAGCTTCTCCCGAACAAGCTCGACGAGTTTGGCAAAATTTAGATAAATTTGAAGAAGCAGGCGGAATTCTTACCAGCACTCATGTTAGTGGAAATCAATGGGATGCTCCTTTTGGTTGGGCTCCTTTAAACTTGATGGCTGTAGAAGGATTGCTACGCTATGGTTACGAAGCAGACGCTAAACGTATTGCTGGCAAATTTTTAACCATGGCAGTTCAAGAATTTAACAAAAGTGGGACGTTAGTAGAAAAATATGATGTATGTAATTGTTCTGCTAACGTTTCTGACGAAATCTTTTTTGGCTATAGTTCTAATGAGATTGGCTTTGGTTGGACGAATGGAGTGATTTTAGAATTGTTGAAAATTTTAGCTTTGTAGAAATTGGGAAAAGAGTTGAAAATTTAACAACAGCAATTTTTAATTAACTCAATAGCTGCTTTTAATCCATTTGCATGTATCCAGCCTACATATCCCGCAAAACGACAAATATTCATTTTATCAAAAAGATAGACATAATGAATTTTAGCAACATTGACAACATAAAATAATTTTCCACTACCATCGGCAAAGTTTAATGTGGTGATTGGTTTGTCATTAATAGCAAATCGTAGTTTGTCGGGACTAATTCCCGAAACTTTTTTCAAACAATTTATTGCTTCTTGGAGATATTTTTCATCTGAACATTGACTACTTTTTTCATTTTGAAGATGATCGACAATCAACTGAGCAATTCTTTCGTAACTCCAGTATTTTGCATGTGAGGTGACCGCATCCAAAGCCATTGCAGCTATTTCTTGGCCAATAGAACGAGCGGCTTTGGCTGCCAAATTATTATTAGGATCAATGTAAATATCTTTTAATTCGAGTTTGTCTGAAGCATCTAGACAAAAACTCGATTTTAGAGGATAAGCAATAATATCTGAAGGATGAATAATATTAACCCATTTCAATGAATAACTTTGATTTTTCTGGGAAAATTCTTGAATTTTATTTGGATTGACCCCTAACATAGTGTTGAAAAATAAGATAGGAGATCCCATAGTAGTTATACTTTTTAGATAAACTTGTTCCCGTTTAGATTCTTCGCTTAAATTATGAATCGCAGAACGAATATCAAAAGCAGGATCGTTTGGCTTAAATCTTTCAGAAAATAAAATATCCCATAAGATCACACTTCCCAACGAATGAGTAATCATGTGTAACTCTGTTTCTTGAGAATTTTCTTTTAAAAACTGGATCAATTGTTGAGCAATTAATTTTCTAATTTCGGCTCCACGTCGCTCATTAAGATAGGTAAACATATCTCCAATAAATTCAGATAAGAAACCTTCTCTAAATTCTCTATATCTAAAATAGTCCTTAACATCTATTTCTGGATAGTCATGCTGAAGAGTATTTATGTCGCGATCTATCTGACTCCACATTTTGTCAACATCGCTTAAGGCATTCCCCCAAAAACTAGAGCAAAAGCAAGGAGATATCACACCATGCTTGTTTAATTCTTCTCTAATGGCAATTTTGAATGGTTCAGCGTATTTAACATCTCGTGTTGCTACACCATGAATGAAGAAAATAAGCATTGCTATCACTATTGAAATAATCAAATATCGTTTCAATTTTTAGAATGCCCATTTATTTAAAATTTCTCGACTAATTTGATTATTGCGATCGCTTCTGGTGGTAGGTGCTTAAAAAATAAGCGCTCGCACTTATCCAAACCAATCACCCAAAATTTTTTCAACTCAAATTAAATTACTGGCAAAAAATAGCTTCTCAGACGTAAACCACTCTTTAGATAGAAGCGCTTCAGAATTAATCGTGGTAGAAACAAACAGGAATGCGGACAATCGTTACTCCTGGTTATCAAATCATTAGACAATAGCTAAATAAACATGAAAGTTGGTTCTCATTATCTGGGTAATGGTGTTTGCGAATTTATTATTTGGTCGCCTTTAAAAGAAGAAGTAGCGGTACATCTTGTTTTGCCAGAAGAGAAGTTGCTACCAATGACAAAGCAGGAACGGGGTTACTGGTATCTTAAAGCAGACAATATCAAGCCTGGTACGCTTTACTATTATCGACTTGAGGACGCATCGGATAAACCAGATCCTGCTTCTCATTTTCAACCTCAAGGAGTTCACCAAGCATCAGAAGTAATTGATCACAGTAATATCAATTGGCAAGACTCTCAATGGGCTGGTATTCCTCTTGATAAGATGATTATGTATGAGTTGCACGTGGGGACTTTTACTGATCAGGGGACTTTTAAAGCAATCATTCCGCGGTTGTCAAATTTAGCGGAGTTGGGAGTCAATGCGATAGAAATTATGCCAGTGGCTCAATTTCCGGGCGATCGCAATTGGGGTTATGATGGAGTATATCCTTATGCGGTACAAAATTCTTACGGTAGACCTGAAGATTTAAAGCAACTGGTAGATGCAGCGCATCAGCAAGGGATAGCGGTAATTTTGGATGTAGTTTACAACCATTTTGGCCCAGAAGGTAATTATATCGCTCATCACGGTCCTTATTTTACCGAAACTTATCAAACTCCTTGGGGAAGTGCAATTAACTTTGATGATGCCTATAGTGATGGGGTGCGTAATTATTTTATTGAAAATGCTCTCTATTGGTTGGAAAATTATCATCTAGATGGGCTGCGCTTAGATGCGATTCAGGCTATTTATGATTTGGGCGCAAAACACATCCTGCAAGACATTGCCGAAAAGGTGGAGGAACTTTCGCAAAAGCTAGGTAGAAAATTCTATTTAATTGCTGAAAGCGATCTTAATGATGTGCGCGTTATTCGTCCTAAAGAATTAGGCGGTTACGGAGTTGATGCTCAATGGAGTGATGATTTTCATCATTCTCTGCGTACTGTTTTAACTGAAGAGTCTGGGGGATATTATGCAGATTTTGGTACTTGCGAACAACTAGCCAAAGCTTATCAAAATACTTTTGTTTACGATTGGCAATATTCCCCCTTTCGTAAAAGATATCATGGTAATGCCCTTGGCGATCGCCAAGGGCATCAATTTGTAGTTTGCATTCAAAATCACGATCAAATTGGCAATCGGATGTTAGGAGAACGTTTATCCGACTTGATTGATTTTGAGTCGGTAAAATTAGCTACGGGTGCTTTATTGCTTGCTCCTTATATTCCATTATTATTTATGGGGCAGGAATATGGCGAAGAATCTCCTTTTCTTTATTTTGTCAGTCACAGCGATTCAGATTTAGTTGAAGCGATAAGAGAAGGTAGAAAAAAAGAATTTACTGATTTTCACCTTGAGGGAGAATATATCGATCCTCAAAGTTTACCAGCTTTTAATTTATCAAAAATTAATTGGGCGAAAAGAACCGAAGGTAAGCATCAAGTTTTATGGCAACTGCACCAAAAATTAATTACTATGCGACGAACTATTCCTGCGTTAAAAAAACTCGATAAACAAAATCTAACCGCTACTGCAAGAGAAAGCGATCGCTTTCTCTTATTACATCGTTGGCAGAATAACAGTCAAGTTTTTAGTATTCTCAATTTTAATCAACAAGATGTTAATTTAAAAATTGATTTTCCGCCTGGTAAATGGCAAAAAATCTTAGACTCTGCCGAACCTAAATGGATGGGATCTAGTTCTTCCTTGCCAGAACAAATTACCCGAAAAGAAGCAGAATTATCAATTAAGTCTCGTAGTTTTGTAGTTTACCAACAATAAACTTTTATTTCTTATTTGACCGCATCCGAGGCAACCTTGGATGTCGCCACCTCTTTAATTTAAGTATTCAACCGAACTTGAGATTATTGCCTATTATGCGTATTCCAACAGCTACTTATAGAATTCAATTTCACTCCAAATTTAATTTTGAACGTGCTAAAGAAATAGTTACGTATTTAGCAGATTTAGGTATTTCCGATTTTTACGCTTCACCTATTTTTGAAGCTTGTCAGGGAAGTACCCATGGTTATGACGTAGTAAACCCAACTATACTCAATCCTGAACTGGGAACTGAGTCAGATTTTACCGATTTAATTGCCGAAATTCACCAACATCAAATGGGATGGTTGCAAGATATTGTTCCTAACCACATGGCTTATGATAGTCAAAATCTATGGTTAATGGATGTTTTAGAAAATGGCAAAGATTCTGATTTTTTTGATTTTTTTGATATTAATTGGAATCAACTTTATGAAGAAATGCACGGGCGAGTACTTGCTCCTTTGTTAGGTGATTTTTATGGTAACTGTTTAGCCAGAGGAGAAATTAAGCTTGACTACAATGAACAGGGCTTATTTATTAATTATTTTGACTTAGAATTACCAGTAAGGTTCGAGTCTTATTTAACCTTTATTACTCATAATTTAGGTGCATTAGCGCGACAAATAGGTCGCCAACATCCTGATTTTATTAAGTTTTTAGGAATTTTATATCTACTAAAAAATATTCCTGAAGAAACCAAAGGAAAAGAGCGTTACGATCAAATAAATTTTGTTAAAAGTCTCATTTGGGAAACTTATAGGCAAAATTCTAGTGTAGAAAATTTTATTCAAAACAACCTAAAAGCGTTTAATGGTGAAGTAGACAAGCCTGAAAGTTTTGATTTACTTGACAACTTACTTTCTGAACAATTTTATCGTTTATCTTTTTGGAAAGTTGGCGCAGAAGAAATTAATTATCGTCGATTTTTTACCGTAAACGAATTAATTTCTGTCAAAGTAGAAGAGTTAAAAGTATTTAATAAAACTCACGAATTAATTAGTCAATTAATTGCCGAAAACAAATTTACGGGAGTACGAATCGATCATATTGATGGCTTGTATAATCCTGCCCAATATCTAACTAGATTAAGAGAAAAACTAGGAGATGTCTATATCACCGTAGAAAAAATTCTCGAATTAACTGAAGACTTACCGCAAGATTGGCAAATTCAAGGTACGAGCGGTTACGAATTTCTTAACTATGTTAACGGAGTATTTTGCTATCCAGAAAATAAACAACAATTTAGTAATATTTATACTAATTTTACTGGATTAAAAGCTACTTACAAAGATTTAGTTTATGAAAAGAAAGGTTTAATTTTAGAAAAAAACTTAGCAGGAGATCTAGAAAATTTAGCTCAAATTCTCAAAAAGATTTCCTCTCATACAAGAGAAGGGAGTGATTTTACTACCTATGGTTTAAAAAAGGCTCTATTTGAAGTATTAGTTTTGTTTCCTGTTTATCGCACTTACATTGATGAAAATGGTATTGGAAGAACAGACAATAAGTATGTCAATCAAACTATAAAAGCTGCTAAGAAAAAAGCTCCTTTATTGGTTAACGAATTCAATTTTATCCAAAAAATACTACTGTTAGAGTACGAAGATTTTCGCAGTCAAACGCAACGAGAAGAATGGTTACACTTTGTGATGCGATCGCAACAGCTAACAGGACCATTAATGGCAAAAGGAGTTGAAGATACACTTTTATATGTTTATAACCGATTATTATCATTAAACGAGGTAGGAGGAAACCCCAGCCACTTTGGTATCGATCTGGATTTGTTTCATCAATTCAATCAAAAAAAAGTTAAGAATTGGCTTCATGGAATGAATACAACTGCTACTCACGACACTAAGAAGGGTGAAGATATACGTGCCAGACTAAATGTTCTTTCGGAAATTCCTCAAGAGTGGGAACAACAAGTAAATCACTGGCGAGAAATTAATCAATCTTATAAACAAGAGGGAATTCCTGATGCTAATGATGAGTATTTCTTTTATCAAACTTTATTAGGTACTTTTCCTTTTGACGCAAGTGAATTATCTGACTTTTCTAGCAGAATCAAAGATTACATTCTCAAAGCAGTCAGAGAAGCAAAAGTTCATACAGCTTGGTTACGCCCAGATGAAGAATACGAACAAGCATATTTTAGCTTTATTGATCGAGTTTTAGAAGCCAAAGAATCTGATTTTTGGCAACATTTTCAACCTTTTCAGCAACAAATAGCCGAATATGGTATCTATAACTCTCTTTCCCAAGTCTTAATTAAAAATACTGCACCTGGCGTACCAGATTTGTACCAAGGTGCAGAATTATGGGAATTAAGTTTAGTTGACCCTGATAATCGTCGTCCTGTAAATTATCAAAAAAGAACAAACTTTTTAAAAGAAATAAAAGAAAAAAGTAACCAAGATATTCTGCAATTAATTAAGGAACTGATTGAAACTAAAGAAAACGGTAAAATCAAACTTTTTTTAACTTATCAATTATTAAAAGCCAGACAAGAATACGCAAAAATCTTTCAAAATAGTGATTATCAACCAATAGAAGTTACTGGAAAATATCATAATCATCTTGTTGCTTTTGCTAGAAACTATGAAGATAAAACTTTGGTGGCGATCGCGCCTCGTTTCTTGACAGGAATCATCAAACCAGGACAACTTCCTCTTGGTACTGAAGTATGGTCAGATACCAGTTTAAAGTTGGCTCACAAAAATTGGCATAATCTAGTAGATAATCAAACAATAGTCGGAGAAAATCTGGCGATCGGCAAAATTTTACAGAACTTTTCCGTTGCTTTATTAATTGGATAAAGAATTTGAGCAGACAATTAAGACCAGGAAATAGACTACTATTATGGCAACTAATTTAGTAATTCCCAATATTCCTAACGTTAGTTTAATCGCTTTTTATGGTGATAAATCGTCGCAGTTGACCACTTTTATTAACAAGATACACGCTTATCTAGTCAATCATGAACTAATTCAAGAGCAATTTATTCCTTATCAACTAGAGCAAATACACTGGACAATTATTGGCTGTGAGGGATTTAAAACCGAGTCAGGAGTAGTTAATAAATGGTTTTACGAACATAGACAAGAAACTAGATATATAAATTTTTCTGGTTTAATCAATCATCTTCAGCATCAAGTTAATTTTCCGCTATCGATCCGCTTCGGAGGATATGATCGCAGTACGAACTATAATTTCCTTAGTCGCAGTCAACATTTATATTTTCGTTCTTTCCAACTCCAGCCAGCAGACAATCAAACTATACCAGTATTGATTGGTTGGCCATGGGAAAATTACAGTGTCTCTCTAGCAATAGATAATCTACGTCATGACTTGCAACAATTTAATTTGCTGCATAAATATCATGCAACTCCCGATGCAATAGATAACGATTTTTATCTACGTTTGGGAGCTATTGATCGTCAGCTAACTTTAGAAGAGAATGAAGAAATTGCTGCTGATATTCGCAATTTTCTCGAAGCTCAAGCCGCTTTATCTATCGCAATTCATCTAAACGATTTAGCTTTTGTTCAGTATCAGGATTTGTCCTTCTCAGCCACAACTAAAGTAATTCCTGTTGCGGAAATAACTGCTAGTCAACTTGAGCAACTTTATTAAACAATAAACTAATTACCATATTGATCGGGTAAGGTTTGAGAGTCACCTTTCGCCCCTCCCCTAAGAACCGTGCTTGACACTTTCGCATCACACGGCCGGGGCCATACTTCCAGCTTTTAACTTGGGTTTGAGTGTTCTTGTTTGTGACAAGCACTGTGTAAGTGGATTAAATTCTCAGTGTCATCTGAGCCACCATCTTTCACAAGAACTATGTGATGAGTTTCGATACTTTCTCCGTTGAATAAGATTGTCTGCAATTTGGGCATTTCCAGTTTTGTTGTTTGGCTACTTGTTCGTATTTACTCTCTTTTGCCCAATATGATTTACCCTCTTTGGTTTGACGTTTTTCCCAGTAATCCGCTAAGTCCGCATTAAAAGGACTAGCTGTTCCTTTGACTTTGACATGACACGATACCCAACGCCACTTTTTTTAGTTAACCTCTTTTAATAATTGAACGATCGCTTTTCTAATAAACGCTTCATCTTCAGGATTTTGATAGGGATTTCCCGCCCGATGTCCCCAAATTGAAGGAATAGGTAGATATTCGGCATTAGGAATTAAATCCGCTTCGATTTTGCAGTCTTCTGGGGTAAAGTACAAGTCGGTTGTAGCTGGCATAACTAGAGTTTTAGCAGTAATCGATCCCAGTGCCTGTCGATAGTTTCCTTGATAAGTTGGATTATTACCCACATCACAATGCAACCAGGTATCGATCATTGTCAATAAATTATGCGGATCGCGTTGGCGGTAATTAGCTTCCCAACCTCGTAATAAATAATCATCTAAAGACTCGTAACCAAACTGGTCATAAACTTTTTCTCGATAGTAAGCTTGGGATGCTGCCCAACTGGCATAAATACGGGCAAAAGCTTTAAATCCGCGATCGGGAATGCCATCAAACCCATTACCATTCCAAGCAGGATCGGCTGTTAGGGCAGTGCGTAAACTCTGTAAGAATATCTTGTTGTGTGCGGTAGTTTTGGCTGTGCCACACAAAGCAGCTATACGCTTAACGCGATCGGGATATAACGCCCCCCAATGATATGCTTGCTGCGCCCCCATCGACCAACCATAGACTAAGGCTATTTTCTCGATCTTAAATACTTTTTCTAATAATTGTTTTTGGGCGCGGATATTATCTAAATGAGTAAAGTAAAATCCTGATTCAGCTAATTTACAGACTCGATCGTTACTAGGAGAACTAGATAAGCCATTCCCCAGCATATTAGGAATAATCACAAAATGTTGACTGGGATCGAGAATGCTGTCGCAACGAATTAACCATTCAATATCCGTGTGATTTGCCCCGTAGGAAGTGGGATACAAGATAACGTTAGAGAGTGTTTGATTTAATTCCCCATAGGTTTTATATACTATGCTTGCTTCTGGTAATATCGCCCCACATTGTAGAGAAAAACCTTTGATTGTGAATTGATTTGTAGTGTCGTTCATAATTTTTGCAGTGCGTTTTTTAAACCACCCTTACCCCAGATTAGTTACGTTGTTTCGATTTATTTAGTTTAAATTTTGACTCAAATAACCCTGAGAATATGCTTGATGTATGGCTTGAATACGGGTACGAGAATTTAACTTATTTACTGCGTTGTTGACGTGAAATTTAAGGGTACGATCGCTGATAAACAACTTCTGGGCAATTTGGCGATCGCGCATTCCCTTAGCTAAGAGTTGAATTACCTCTTGTTCTCGATC
Proteins encoded in this region:
- a CDS encoding MgtC/SapB family protein, with the translated sequence MTITWTTFAIRLLVGFFLAVGIGIERQWLKTRAVLKTNVLVTLGSAMFVMLSIMTPGDASPTRIAAQIVSGVGFLGGGVILREGASVKGINTAATLWCAAAIGSLVGSGFLVQAYVSTLAVVGANLLLRPLVEAFKQQQEDQDAHLSLDDTKQMNNAISPLSSIDSLALATAKNYNRYDCHLLCSLAKESQVLELVLKFAREQKLTIVGMQSKNLDNRAKSGAVEVEIKISFAAQSSQANFGNLNEIIKLLKTEAQVNSISWQSLLK
- a CDS encoding trehalase family glycosidase encodes the protein MKSMFNATDLEKIRTYIKHTWKTLTRSPKDLLAAAKDPKIEHNRDRPWLVYISPREDLNRIKTSLQQILTPEEWQQLELRILPAEVESIEEHGLLYLPHSYVVPGGRFNEMYGWDSYFIILGLLQDQEIALAKNMVDQLAYEIEHYGMILNANRTYLLTRSQPPIFAPAIVKVYEYTQDKQWLQSMLPTIETYYYYWSVPPHLNQATGLSHYAALGHGPAPEVVMSELDEQGKTHYDRVKEYYRQFRFDDYDVNLYYDQGQDELTELFYQGDRSMRESGFDITNRFGPFSIDIIHYAPVCLNVLLYQMELDTAKINEILGYSEIASQWRDRAFLRQERINQFLWDEETGLYFDYNFRTGKRRLYEYATTFYPLWAGIASPEQARRVWQNLDKFEEAGGILTSTHVSGNQWDAPFGWAPLNLMAVEGLLRYGYEADAKRIAGKFLTMAVQEFNKSGTLVEKYDVCNCSANVSDEIFFGYSSNEIGFGWTNGVILELLKILAL
- the treZ gene encoding malto-oligosyltrehalose trehalohydrolase, with protein sequence MKVGSHYLGNGVCEFIIWSPLKEEVAVHLVLPEEKLLPMTKQERGYWYLKADNIKPGTLYYYRLEDASDKPDPASHFQPQGVHQASEVIDHSNINWQDSQWAGIPLDKMIMYELHVGTFTDQGTFKAIIPRLSNLAELGVNAIEIMPVAQFPGDRNWGYDGVYPYAVQNSYGRPEDLKQLVDAAHQQGIAVILDVVYNHFGPEGNYIAHHGPYFTETYQTPWGSAINFDDAYSDGVRNYFIENALYWLENYHLDGLRLDAIQAIYDLGAKHILQDIAEKVEELSQKLGRKFYLIAESDLNDVRVIRPKELGGYGVDAQWSDDFHHSLRTVLTEESGGYYADFGTCEQLAKAYQNTFVYDWQYSPFRKRYHGNALGDRQGHQFVVCIQNHDQIGNRMLGERLSDLIDFESVKLATGALLLAPYIPLLFMGQEYGEESPFLYFVSHSDSDLVEAIREGRKKEFTDFHLEGEYIDPQSLPAFNLSKINWAKRTEGKHQVLWQLHQKLITMRRTIPALKKLDKQNLTATARESDRFLLLHRWQNNSQVFSILNFNQQDVNLKIDFPPGKWQKILDSAEPKWMGSSSSLPEQITRKEAELSIKSRSFVVYQQ
- the treY gene encoding malto-oligosyltrehalose synthase, whose amino-acid sequence is MRIPTATYRIQFHSKFNFERAKEIVTYLADLGISDFYASPIFEACQGSTHGYDVVNPTILNPELGTESDFTDLIAEIHQHQMGWLQDIVPNHMAYDSQNLWLMDVLENGKDSDFFDFFDINWNQLYEEMHGRVLAPLLGDFYGNCLARGEIKLDYNEQGLFINYFDLELPVRFESYLTFITHNLGALARQIGRQHPDFIKFLGILYLLKNIPEETKGKERYDQINFVKSLIWETYRQNSSVENFIQNNLKAFNGEVDKPESFDLLDNLLSEQFYRLSFWKVGAEEINYRRFFTVNELISVKVEELKVFNKTHELISQLIAENKFTGVRIDHIDGLYNPAQYLTRLREKLGDVYITVEKILELTEDLPQDWQIQGTSGYEFLNYVNGVFCYPENKQQFSNIYTNFTGLKATYKDLVYEKKGLILEKNLAGDLENLAQILKKISSHTREGSDFTTYGLKKALFEVLVLFPVYRTYIDENGIGRTDNKYVNQTIKAAKKKAPLLVNEFNFIQKILLLEYEDFRSQTQREEWLHFVMRSQQLTGPLMAKGVEDTLLYVYNRLLSLNEVGGNPSHFGIDLDLFHQFNQKKVKNWLHGMNTTATHDTKKGEDIRARLNVLSEIPQEWEQQVNHWREINQSYKQEGIPDANDEYFFYQTLLGTFPFDASELSDFSSRIKDYILKAVREAKVHTAWLRPDEEYEQAYFSFIDRVLEAKESDFWQHFQPFQQQIAEYGIYNSLSQVLIKNTAPGVPDLYQGAELWELSLVDPDNRRPVNYQKRTNFLKEIKEKSNQDILQLIKELIETKENGKIKLFLTYQLLKARQEYAKIFQNSDYQPIEVTGKYHNHLVAFARNYEDKTLVAIAPRFLTGIIKPGQLPLGTEVWSDTSLKLAHKNWHNLVDNQTIVGENLAIGKILQNFSVALLIG
- a CDS encoding alpha/beta fold hydrolase — protein: MNDTTNQFTIKGFSLQCGAILPEASIVYKTYGELNQTLSNVILYPTSYGANHTDIEWLIRCDSILDPSQHFVIIPNMLGNGLSSSPSNDRVCKLAESGFYFTHLDNIRAQKQLLEKVFKIEKIALVYGWSMGAQQAYHWGALYPDRVKRIAALCGTAKTTAHNKIFLQSLRTALTADPAWNGNGFDGIPDRGFKAFARIYASWAASQAYYREKVYDQFGYESLDDYLLRGWEANYRQRDPHNLLTMIDTWLHCDVGNNPTYQGNYRQALGSITAKTLVMPATTDLYFTPEDCKIEADLIPNAEYLPIPSIWGHRAGNPYQNPEDEAFIRKAIVQLLKEVN